The following are encoded in a window of Leptospira selangorensis genomic DNA:
- a CDS encoding pentapeptide repeat-containing protein, whose amino-acid sequence MSVMDFNRYKEINDQRLNYREMEDATVVSNYRNVGCGDGYRIYLKIDDNRKVTDASYTTTGCGFGIVALAMATEIAKGKTIDELKNVTTDDVEKQFEFPERRKNYPESAVAALQQAIHDYETGAGVPKERRITAAKAKEILAETGSLKGQDLSSIILEKEDLHGVDFSGANLNNAFLTNCNFAGANFEGARLRGAFLNGADLTGANLKGADLRWAKLAGAKIEGADFTDAVYDIGTRVDQRQIHIFSSMKKEGKDIYMEKHEAG is encoded by the coding sequence ATGTCAGTAATGGATTTTAACAGATATAAAGAAATCAACGACCAAAGGTTGAACTATAGAGAAATGGAAGACGCCACAGTCGTTTCCAACTATAGAAACGTAGGTTGTGGAGACGGATATCGTATCTATCTTAAAATAGACGATAACAGAAAAGTCACTGATGCAAGTTATACTACCACAGGTTGTGGATTCGGGATCGTTGCACTTGCAATGGCCACAGAGATCGCTAAGGGAAAAACCATAGACGAATTGAAAAACGTCACCACCGACGACGTCGAAAAACAATTCGAGTTTCCTGAGCGTCGTAAAAATTATCCTGAGTCTGCAGTAGCAGCACTCCAACAAGCAATCCATGATTACGAAACCGGAGCAGGAGTTCCGAAAGAAAGAAGGATCACTGCCGCAAAAGCAAAAGAGATTCTTGCGGAAACCGGAAGCCTAAAAGGTCAGGACTTATCTTCTATCATATTAGAAAAAGAAGATCTACATGGAGTGGATTTCTCCGGAGCAAACTTAAACAACGCATTCTTAACCAACTGTAATTTTGCAGGAGCCAATTTTGAAGGTGCACGACTTCGTGGAGCCTTCTTGAATGGAGCGGACCTAACAGGCGCCAATCTAAAAGGTGCGGATTTACGTTGGGCAAAACTCGCGGGGGCCAAGATAGAGGGTGCGGACTTTACGGACGCAGTCTATGATATAGGCACCAGAGTGGACCAAAGACAAATACATATTTTCTCTTCCATGAAGAAGGAAGGAAAAGATATCTATATGGAGAAACATGAAGCCGGGTGA